The DNA segment CcgttgctgcagctgctgctgttgctccaTCTGCAACTTCTCAGTTTCAAAGACGACCGGAAGAACCAGGATCATGAAGGAAGTGGTTCCAATCCACAAGGCTGCCCTGGAAAACCTGCACAGGGAGCATGAGTGTGACGGGAGACAAAGACAAGACAGCTTCCCCAAGAACGAACTAGTAACCAAACCTCTCACCCTGCACACATTGATGTTTTTGATAAACACGTTCTACCCAACCCCTGCACCATACTCCTGCCACAAACAGGAGGAGCAGTTCTGGGGGCTGTACATTTAATAAGAAGAGTCTGAACTGAGTTCTCACAATGCTGCTTTTATTACACATAATCTGATCCTCACAATGACCCCCACCCGATAAGAAGCCtcactttacagaagagaaaatcaagACCAAGAAAGGTTAAGGTGGCACCAATCCAAGGTCACTCAGTGATCGAGGTGGCCTCCAACCCAGGTCTGCTGTTTCCAAAGCCCGTGTTCATTCAGGGCACCTCGGTCACGCCAGGCACATCCCAATGTCTTGGCCCTTGTCCCTTACCTGTACATTTTTTGAGCCACGAAGAGGGAGAGGTCAAAAGTGGCTCCAGCCGCCGACCGGACCCTCTCCGGGAACATCTCCGTCAGACCCCACAGTCTCTCCGATAGGGTTTCATCCAGCTGTGGTGGAGGAGGCGTGGATATGGGCCGAAGCTGCGGCAACCACCCCTCGACGCCGGGACACCCCGGTCCAAGCAGGGCCTTACCCCGCCTCCAGGAGACGCCTCCGCTGGGACCTCTCCAGGCTCCGCGACGCGCCTTCGTCCAGATTCCGCAGCACGCGGATCCCacacccccactccctgcccacACCTCCCAGCCCCTCTCTGCCCTGGGGCGCTCAGTACCTCCTCGTCGtcttcctcctccagctcctcctcagGCTTCTCGGCATCGCCTTTCGGAAGCAATTCGTCTGCGGACAGAGGCGCCCCAgggccggcggcggcggcagccatGGCTGTGAGGGGGCACCGGAAGCGAAAAAGAAGAGGCGAGTGCAGCGACGACGGTGGATAGAGCCGCTCTTCCGGGAGCCGGAGCTTGGCGGACTGGGGAAGAGCGCCGCCCTCTGGCGgattgacttcagttcagtcagttcagttcagtcgctcagtcgtgtccgactctgcgaccccatgaatcgcagcacgccagccctccctgtccatcaccaactcctggagttcactcagactcacgtccatcgagtcagtgatgcttcaCTGGCCTTCAAAAGGCAGACGGGAACGTGACACAACTGGAAAACTTGTTAAGGCAGAGAGTCGGGTGTGCCCGCGGTAATTCTGTTCAGTGGACTTAGGGTgagcctgggaatctgcattttattaATAACAAGCCTCCCAGataacacttcagttcagttcagtcgctcagtcgtgtccgactctttgcgaccccatgaatcgcagcactccaggcctccctgtccatcaccaactcttggagtttacccaaactcatgtccatcaagttggtataTCACACTTAGGCCAACActagaaagaaaaatggctgtctggggaggccttacaaatagctgtgaaaagaagagaagcgaaaagcaaatgagaaaaggaaagatataagcatctgaatgcagaattccaaagaatagcaaggagagataagaaagccttcctcagcgatcaatgcaaagaaatagaggaaaacaacagaatgggaaagactagaaatcatttcacggagaaggcaatggcaccccactccagtactcttgcctggaaaatcctatggacggaggagcctggtaggctacagtccatgcggtcgcgaagagtcagccagggctgagcgactgcactttcacttttcacattcatgcattggagaaggaaatggcaacccactccagtgttctttcctggagaatcccagggacgggggagcctggtgggctgccgtctatggggtcgcacagagtcgaacacgactgaagtgacttagcagagatctcttcaagaaaattagagataccaagggaacatttcatgcaaagatgggctccataaaggacagaaatggtatggacctgacagaagcagaagatattaagaagaggtggcaagcatacacagaagaactgtacaaaaaggatcttcacgacccagataatcacaatggtgtgattactcacctagagccagacagcctggaatgtgaagtcaagtggaccttagaaagcatcactacgaacaaagctactggaggtgatggaattccagttgagctctttcaaatcctgaaagatgatgctgtgaaagtgctgcactcaatatgccagcaaatttggaaaactcagcagtggccacagtactggaaaaggtcagttttcattcccatcccaaagaaaggcaatgccaaagaatgctcaatctgccacacaattgcactcatctcacacgctagtaaagtaatgctcaaaattctccaagccaggcttcagcaatatgtgaaccgtgaacttcctgatgttcaagctggttttagaaaaggcagaggaaccagagatcaaattgccaacatccgctggatgatcgaaaaagcaaaagagttccagaaaaacatctatttctgctttattgactatgccaaagcctttgacgtgtggatcacaataaactgtggaaaattctgaaagagatgggaataccagaccacctgacctgcctcttaggaaacctgtatggaggtcaggaagcaacagttagaactggacatggaacaacagactgattccaaataggaaaaggagtac comes from the Bubalus kerabau isolate K-KA32 ecotype Philippines breed swamp buffalo chromosome 1, PCC_UOA_SB_1v2, whole genome shotgun sequence genome and includes:
- the TOMM22 gene encoding mitochondrial import receptor subunit TOM22 homolog, whose amino-acid sequence is MAAAAAGPGAPLSADELLPKGDAEKPEEELEEEDDEELDETLSERLWGLTEMFPERVRSAAGATFDLSLFVAQKMYRFSRAALWIGTTSFMILVLPVVFETEKLQMEQQQQLQQRQILLGPNTGLSGGMPGALPSLPGKI